A segment of the Gossypium hirsutum isolate 1008001.06 chromosome D10, Gossypium_hirsutum_v2.1, whole genome shotgun sequence genome:
agcatatatatatatacatgctgcTGCTTCAAACAAGGCAATCTTAACAATCAGTTCTCTCAGCATTATTTACTTGAAGCTAATATTGTATAGTAACTACTAGTTCATGCATAATGATTGCTTTCAATCTAATTATGAACAACTTGTTCAATCTCCATGGCTGATGTTTGAAGTTTCTTAAAGAAAAATGGCCATCCATGGCCAGCGGAGAGAGCCAAACGTATCATTTCTCCATCTGAGTCTCTCGTAATTTTGTTGCATAAGGCTGGGCATGTTCCACATACAGCGGGGCAGTACTTAAATGTGTAATCAAGATCACCCGCCTTCTCTATTCTAAACCAACTGGTCAAAGTGTTGGCACCTGGGTTCCCTTTAACCCCATCGGTTATCACCCACCATTTTCCGGCTGAGTGGTCGTAATCATCGACCTTCCACACCGTTGTTGTTTGGCAAAATCTGGGTCTGAGGGGAATGAACTCTATGTTTATGTCAGAGGATAGGCGAACAACGCCATCGTTGGAGTCCGAATTAGAAAATATCACCGGAATACCATCGTCACCGGATCCTCTTTGAGCAACGACTTCCGGGCATGGCTTTCCTCTAGGCATGCCTAGGGCAAGCCCCCCACCACCAGCACCCCATATCGACGACAGAACGAAGTATGGGGTGCCTGTGCGGAGCTCGTTGCCATCACTGTCGAGCACAGGAGCGTTTGTAGTGTTGGCCACACCAAACGAAAAGGACAATGGTGTGATTGAGAAGATGATGAAAAGAAGAAACACCGAAGCTGTTGTGGTTTTCATGGTTATACAGATTGTGTTGATATCTGTTGCTTTAGTTCTGCATGCAAATTTATAGAGATGGGAAAGGATGAACCTCCAAAATTGATAAAGACAttaatattattacatataacatatttcaaatgtgaggtGAATTAATAGAaccacttttttcttttcttttattattattattattatgaaaatagaaaattctTCTTTATAATAATTTCATTTGTTTACTACAATTTTATTTGTTACAGGGAAGtgcttattatatattttataataaaatatctttatgAAAAGATAATTGTTATAAATCTACAATAAGACATATAGTCGGTagctgtatttttatttttatgcatattttattattttcatgatttatttttagtaaaaaataaaattataaaaatatcaaattatatatgtgtaaatgtcaaaggttaaattttttagaatcaagactaaattgacataatgtataattattaatggttaaagttactattatgTCAATTATAAAAATTACCACCATTAATCTTGtgatgataaaaaagaaaaaaattaaataattagatagctattttatatatatatatttataattaagtcactattttataatttttataattaaataataaaaattactaataattagCTAAATTCGACAATAATTGAAGAGAAAACCCTTGAAATTCGTTTGGTTTTGTATATTTAATTATAGTTTGTCTTTCAACTCTTAACCAAGCAAATGGACAAATATAAAACCAAATGGACGATGCCATAAATTTCCATGTGATAGGAAACAACTtcttatcattattatcattaattgtataaatttacttctacatttttatcatttttattaattttagagagttaaaatataattttttattattaatttaaaattttataaattataaagagatttaaatgtaaaattttttatttaagtggaGTCGGGCTACTATCAACCCTCGAGTTCACTATTGAGTTATAAGCTACTAACCACAAATACCGACCATTAATCTCCTAATCATCGCCAGCAAACggacaaaataaagaaaaagttaatgtggagttaaaactttaaatacaaatatttgatTCCATTGATATATATTACTGAGAAAATTCATCTTAAACTTAATACATATCATaatcattaattaataatagaaTAGAATACAATACAATAGAGTAAATGGTTAATATTGTTGGATGTAATGGTAAGATACATTACGTGTTTAAAATGTGATAcaagtttaaactttaaaaacgATATTATTGAAGGAGTAGCCACAAACTCCGAACATGAACCAACCTTCTTTATCTCTAAAGATAAAATGCCCTAACCACCCGACGACTATTCCATTTCTGTTCATTTTGAATAATCCTAGTATTAACATTTTTCACTTGGTACTTGGTATTCTATTTTTTCTCTCACACactctttatatatatacacataacttTTTGGTTAATTACAAGGTAATGTATCCAAGTTAATGAGTCGAATGCTACTAGAATCAATGGCAACAAAAGAAGTAAATAAGtaaacagtttattcattaaGCTGAAAAGAGTACAAAGAGGAGGACTCTGAGAGACAAACCTTGTAagcaagcatatatatatacatgctgcCGCTTCAAACAAGGCAATCTTAACAATAAGTTCCCTCAGCATTATTTACTTGAAGCTAATATTATGTAGTAACTACTAGTTCATGCATAATGATTGCTTTCAATCTAATTATGAACAACTTGTTCAATCTCCATGGCTGATTTTCCAACTTTCTTAAAGATAAATGGCCATCCATGGCCAGTGGTGAGAGCCAAACGTACCATTTCTCCATCAAAGTCTCTCACAATTTGGTTGCATAAGGCTGGGCATGTTCCACATACTGCGGGGCAGTACTTAAATGTGTAATCAAAATCAGTAGTCGTCTTCTCGATTCTAAACCAACTGGTCAAAGTGTTGGCACCTGGGTTCCCTTTAACCCCATCGGTTATCACCCACCATTTTCCGGCTGAGTGGTCGTAATCAGCGACCTTCCACACCGTTGTTGTTTCGCAAAATTTGGGTCTGAGGGGAACGAACGCTATGTTTATGTCAGAGGATAGGCGAACAACGCCATCTTTGGAGTCCGAATTAGAAAATATCACCGGAATACCATTGTCACCAGATCCTCTTTGAGCAACGACTTCCGGGCATGGCTTTCCTCTAGGCCTGCCTGGGTCAAGCCCCCCACCACCAGCACCCCATATCGACGACACAACGAAGTATGGGGTGCCAGTGCGGAGCTCGTTGCCATCACTGTCGAGCACAGGAGCGTTTGTAGTGTTGGCCACACCAAACGAAAAGGACGATGGTGTGATCGAGAAGATGATGAAAAGAAGAAACACCGAAGCTGTTGTGGTTTTCATGGTTATACCGATTGTGTTGATATGTGTTGCTTTAGTTCTGCATGCAAATTTATAGAGATGGGAAAGGTGAAAGTCCAAAATTGATaaagatattaatattattacatataaCACATTTCAAATGTGAGGTAAATTAATAGGaccattttttgtttttgtataaataaattattaggaccacttttttttattttttattttatgaatgtcGAAAATTGGAAATATATCCAATAAGTCTTTtctataatttctttttttattatataaaaatattttattacaatagttaagtttattttagaattgattttttatgtttaatatttatctttcataatattttttcatttataataattataaagtaTGAACTGCActttttacaaatttaattttctatataacattttttttatctcaaattttaggaaaattaattttattcataaagaaaataaaaataataaaatttagctaacaaacaataaaatgtttaaattttatataaaatatataaattatattttattaaataaaataatattcaataaatgtaattccctttttaacttttattaagtatatataaaaataatattaatcatatttgttgtaactttttttagctttatcacaatttcaatctcatttttttatttcgatcGGAAAGGTTCAAACATAATACATTatgacaaaatttttttaaaataaggtaaAGTAACGAGTAAAGTAAGGAAAGATAATATGTAATATTTGTTAGCGCAGTTTGAGTTCACTAGTTTTATTCTGTAGAGTTTcgcttaaaaaataatttttatttacaattcGTCTCGATTAACTATTGACTAAAGTCCAAATTAATTACCTTTACCTTGTAGTTATTTGCAACTTCAATATTGAACTTAAATTATTACAAATCACTCTCTCCAAAATATCTCACTTACAATCAAGCAAATATCccccaataaaactaaaaaaaagagtGTTTGTataaaacacaagaaaaattcaccAAAGTATCCAACTTAAACCCTCCAAAAGCCTATTTTCAATGTGCGGTaattatgcctatttataggccaATACTAGAGTCTTCATAAGTTTAAAACTCCAAAAATTATGACATGAAttattttgattagttatatcaTAGAAGTCTTTATAAACAAGTATCTTAGCAGCTTCAAATATTACGAAGTCCACAAAAGTTCAAACTTCTCCCGTTCTTCTTCAAGGTAGTTGATTGAAAGATAATGATCATCACATGTTATAACACAAAATCACTCCCCCATTTGCTACTCAACGAGATTAAATCATAAGCCATTTCATTATAAAGTCAAACATGCCAACATAAATTCTTTGAATGCATCAAAGCATTGTTTAATCTACTGTTCGAACATGAACAAAGTTCAAACAATCTCACCATTTGGCATTTTGACAAAACCAGTAGCTAATGATTAACATATCATCTAAACAAGTCAAAGGAAACTAGAATACGTCTCCCCCTAAGAGGTAGAACTATACTATAACAGTCCGATttccagtggtgtcgaaaataataGTTTTAGGACTACACTTTCGACGTGTCAGTCtagaattattaattatttaatatttacaaagtcATCAGTGTCATATTAAGTTTTggttaatttagaaaaattaacgtatagtgaattgattaaagaaaaaggattaatttgtaataGGTGGAAAAGTTgcttattattgatttattttaatataatagcTTAAATTAGTAAACTAAGGGGGGTTATGTTGCCATTAGCCCATATATAGTTAGTTAATATGGGCggtaaagagagaaaaaaatattaaattggtgtttgataatgttataatttcataaataaagattattataataataaaaggaaagtAAAACAAAAAGTGGGGTAGTGgtcatcttctttatttttcttaggtTTGGCCGAAACACCATTGTTCTAAGGCTTGGGAGCTTggtttttgttagtttttaatGCATGTAAGTATTTTCTTGgtttatttatgataaattttaagttttgtgCTATTGATAATGGAATTTAGCTAGTTTTGGAGTTTATTTgtgaagttatcaaagtatagaaattatgtATTGAAATTTTCGAAGATTTGTAGTAGTAAATAGTTTGGGTTGAAGCTTGGTGACTATATGTATTGagtttgtaaatttatttttacaaaatttgatGTTTAGTGATTTAATTGAAATAGACATGTTACTCTTGAAAATTTTAGCATATATGGATTGTTTTGGATGTGGTTAAAATTTAGTTCTATGGATTGAGAATTTAATTGTAGAACTAAGCTTGATTTggttatagggactaaattgaataatgtgtaaaaattttggataattgtgtaaatttataaataagaGATCatatgtattgaaattattagaatatgaaaattgaggctaataattgaaataaattatattatagatcaagatcaAGTTGATAATTGTGGAAAACGGGAAGGTtgttgattagtccctgaacttttgttGTTTCTGTAGTTTGGCCCTAGTGAGCTTGTACAGTTTAATTttagtataatttaaatatttaattacttgtGGATTGAAATTATTAAATGACATGGAAGTATTGCATTGTGGTAAGTGAAATGATTTGGGAAAGAAATtgtattaaatgttgttaaatgACAAATATGTGAGCCGATGAATGtatgataggatacaattggcatgccaataggttatatcaTGCGCTGTACGAGATTGGTGGATGTGGAGATGATGATTCTGATCTTATTCATGTTTATTGAATATACTAAAGTTCAACATTTGTTGTGAACTATCGCGTTATATTGCAGTGCTTCAGGTGTGTTTCGGGGGCGGATGTAAAGCCTACGGGCTTGGCACTTGGTGACAAGGTGTGTTttggagggatgttagcctacgggcttggcacttggtgcccaTGTGTACTTTCAAATGGTTAGCTCATTTGAGTgatttggtgtgtttggttggttaACCGTGTACCCAAATCCATTGCAACGTTCATCAGGTATAATTTAGTGATATAATGTAATTGATTGAATTGATTCATTCATATTTAAGTTTAAGACTCACTCGTGATCTGATTATGGATGACATGATTATAGTTTATGACTTTTCTATACCCTATATTAGATAAGTTTATTCGGTAAGTTGATTGTTTAAATCCGTGGAAATTACTAAGCTTAAGTAAGCTTACTTGTGTCTCTTCCAATGCTTTCTTGTAGATTTAGTTTTGACGCTTCGGGTGATCAATTTGATTTCAAGAATCACACTATTCGAGAAACTATTGGTAGTTTGTTTAGTGTTTGTTTTGGGTTGTATGACATGTAATAAGTgacttgaaattatgttaattacATGTAAAGCTGTAAATCTTGAATGATACTTGTGAATATGTGTTTTGTTTGATATGTATGTGTGTATGGATCTTATTTGGTATTGGTACTTAAGCTTTATAAAGTATGTGAATATTGCTAGGTGTTTATGACTTAAAATGATCAGTTTTTTGGTATGAATGgttaatgatgattttataatttgaatGTTTAAATCTTGGTTTAAATGTGATtgatttgattattgaattaTGGTGTTAATGAGGGCACaatggttaggcacttaggatggatgttttgaacttgtttaattgtgttttgaatgAGTTTGACTGATGGCAATGAGGTTGCTTGATGCCTAAGTAAACATGTTTtggtaaatttgatttttaaggtacattttggtGTACACGGACTGGCACACGGCTGTTTGTCGTTGTTTAAAGTGAAAAtttcacacagcctaagacacagctgtgtgtctcaaAATAGTTTTGAGCATGGTCTAGCACATGGCttgcgacacggccatgtgttcataatttgaatatataCACGGTTTAGCACATGGCCTCTACATGACCGTGAGACCTTATTTTGAATATTCACACAGGTAGACATACGGGCTGGGACATGATTGCGTGTCCTGATTTTGAATGCCCACAAGGTCTGGGatatgtcacacggcctggacacacggttgtgtgacccatgtttcccaaaatttttagatttttcttaaaatttatgttttgttcCAAATTGATCCTAGATTGATCCCAAGCTATTTTAAGACCATATAAGCTCGATTTAAAGGTCGAATGGATACTTACGTTATATTTTAATATGGTTACTTAATGATTGTGATAATTTGCATAATTGTTTATGTGTTGTCGTGGAATGTTCTGTTTTTGTATAGTAACACTCTGTCACTTTAATTCGGCGAaggatgtgggttaggggtgttacacatactcAATCATACACTCCTCCTATCCATAAGATTGTTCACCACATTTTCATTTAAGCGACACCAAAGTCAACAAACATAAGTTCAAAGGAATAGAGCCTGACAAATAAGCTGAACAAAACAAATACCATAATGTAACGACTCAATTTTCATGAACATTTGGAAAGCTGGTTTTGAggacaaatttttaaataaagctagCTTGAGAATTTACCGGAGGAGTTTGTGTGTTGTACATGAAATTATAAAGTCAAATCCTTAATTGATTAAATTGGATAAGTTGTAACTATAATACATGGACCCAATTGTTCAAGTGACCCAACTAGTGGGAATTGATTAGAGAATTTAGCAAGTACTTAAAGTGTAATTAAACCAAGGACTTGATTGCAATATTACCATGCCCAAAGTTTGATTATTGGCAAACCATTATCAATGCCACACATTTCCACTATTTTTCTATTGATAAGTTTATGGCCATTAGATCATAactaattaaggttaattagtgAGTTAATTACTTTGATTAataggttatatatatatttaagatagAGGGAGAGGggaaatcttcttcttcttcatgcaTTCTTTAAACTAAGTAGAAGAAGAAACCAAGTTGTTCTACATCAAGGCCATCAAAGgtaaacaaatttttttctcaataattttttttatagttttttaaacTATGAAACTTGATACAACCAACCCAATGGTTAGAATTTCTTATTGTTGGAGCTAATACAAGTTTCCATTAAAgagaacttagagaatttttgttAGAAATCATGAGAAGGGTTAATGGTTAAACATAATATAAGGAAGAGTCATGCTAATAGTGAAGTGGGTTATGTTGGAACAAGCTTGAATTAAGGGTCCGTTTGTTTAaatgtaaaaggttttacggaaaatattttatgcATTTTCTTATGTTTGTTTTACAGAAAACAGTTTGGTCAACagaaaatgacttacaggtcaaTGTAAAATTGAACTCTTTTTCCTATAAAATGACTTATCCTTTTGAAAAGTATAAGTCATTTTCTGGAAAAGAGCTCATCTATAGgtaactttatttttatataaaaattcatttaaagcaagattaatattattatattgaaaataaattttttatttttaaaaatatttaaaatattaatataaaatattatatttttcaatattattaaacatacatatttaagcatttatatttagtcatataattaattattaataaaatttattattttaataaattatttaatatttcaattttattttaataataaattttaaaaacaataactttaaataatattcttcttattgaaaatatttaatattaatattttaataataaatctttattataattataaatatattaatgataaatattttgtagtataaaagttaaaaaatgtgataagtctatgtattcttcacaaattttcaatttagtctccgtacttttattttcaagaatttagtccctctactttttagatttgaaaatcaagtgtAATTGTTGACattgctaatttatttttgttaattttgttgatgtcacatttttaaataaaaaaatactcacttggtagtcatgtaactaaaaagtgacattgtaatgaacctgaattaaaaaaaatatttttattatatgcaaaaaaaatgtaaaatataaatttatagatataaaataaacttaattaaataatgaaaagataagaaaatctcaaatgcatgtttgtttcattgaaaacagcTTTTATGAAATGTTTTTAAGAAAGTTgtcaaacaatagaaaatattaacttttctatGAAAGTAAgttattttctagaaattatttttctgaagccattttcagtgaaacaacgGGACCCTAAGCTTAAGCTTTAAGACCATTGTTGATTAAttagggaccaatttgtaaaGAATGAAAGCTATTGAAAATTTATGCTATAAATTGATAGTTTGAGGtccttaaaaaataattacgaagtcaaattttgattcaatcaggAGAACTGAAAGATACAAGAATTTTGGACAAGTAAGTTGTTAGGAACCTAAAAGAATTGATGCATATGTTTATATTTCAAAGGAATATATTAAGTGTCGAGAATCtgatttttttatatcaaaattattGTACATAAAAGACGAAATTGAAACTtcagaaaaaagaagaagcaaccAACGAATAATTAACTTAGTTTGTGCTAACTTAATGAGTTTTTTGATTGCAgtcgtaaaccaactaaaaatctaattcagacaagtgcacctatcaattaatagtatagctacagtgaCCAAAGATATCGTTTTCAtgaagagtaaaagtaccagtaattacCGTCTTTTCTATTGTTGCAGGCCCATTTACTCGGTGGCCCACTACCCGTTACAAGCCCAAATGACATTACAGGCCCAAACGGCCCAGACCCAAACCAACCATGGCCTAACTTAAAACAATTTcagcaaaaattaaaaaacctaACCCTAGGGCGCCGCATGCTAGGACCTGTTGCCACCGCCCTTGTCCCATCGCCGCACGTCCCATCTGCACCAGTGCCGTGTACCTGCTCCATCTGCAAAAGGAGAGAAAACACCAGGAATGAAAAAAAGCAGAAAGAAAAACGATGTAATATGGCTATAAAGAGTTGAAAATAGGGGAGAAATGGGGGCTTCATCACGGGATTTtgggggatttttttttctttgtaaaacCCACATCAGAAATCAAAAGgaatagaaattttaaaaggTTGAGTCCTTGCTATTTCTTCTTGGTTTTCTCTTATTTGTTTgatcttattttgtttttttttctttgcaaatctattctaaagtaattaaaaaatcaaaaaagagaaaagaaaagaatacctGAATCGGCCCTTGGACTGGCCGGCGATGGTCCTTTGCCGTCGTCGGATTCGGCTCGAGAGGGGCCAAAGGTCTTGTTTTCTCCTCGACTCCCCTTCCAAAAGTTCAGGCCCTCTGAATATGCTTCAACTGCGCAGACCGGGAACTCCGTCGCGTGACGCCGGCCACCGGCCATGGCGGCGATTTGGAGCGGTCGAGAAAAGGGATTGAGGGGTATGGGATCTTCAGTTCGgctgaaagaaaagagaaagaaatgggGGCTGATttcttttttagggttttatttatttatttatttttatttataagattCCATACGGCGCCGTTTGAAAGGGAAACCTGCGCACttttgccctaatgggtaatttgcgcCTTCGGTCCCTCCATTTCGCGTTGAAATGCAATCtgaccttttatttatttatttaaatttgggaTGCGAGTTCTGTGCCTGTTTCAATTGGGTCCTTTGACCATGTGTGCCCTTTGCACTGAAACGCCGCGCACAAGGGGGCTTGGGATATTTTCTCCTTCGCTCCCTCATACTTTCAGCGTATGGCGAATTGGTCCCTCTttcctttgtttcttttaaatt
Coding sequences within it:
- the LOC107938189 gene encoding 21 kDa seed protein; the protein is MKTTTASVFLLFIIFSITPLSFSFGVANTTNAPVLDSDGNELRTGTPYFVLSSIWGAGGGGLALGMPRGKPCPEVVAQRGSGDDGIPVIFSNSDSNDGVVRLSSDINIEFIPLRPRFCQTTTVWKVDDYDHSAGKWWVITDGVKGNPGANTLTSWFRIEKAGDLDYTFKYCPAVCGTCPALCNKITRDSDGEMIRLALSAGHGWPFFFKKLQTSAMEIEQVVHN
- the LOC107938188 gene encoding 21 kDa seed protein, which translates into the protein MKTTTASVFLLFIIFSITPSSFSFGVANTTNAPVLDSDGNELRTGTPYFVVSSIWGAGGGGLDPGRPRGKPCPEVVAQRGSGDNGIPVIFSNSDSKDGVVRLSSDINIAFVPLRPKFCETTTVWKVADYDHSAGKWWVITDGVKGNPGANTLTSWFRIEKTTTDFDYTFKYCPAVCGTCPALCNQIVRDFDGEMVRLALTTGHGWPFIFKKVGKSAMEIEQVVHN